Below is a genomic region from Salmo salar chromosome ssa11, Ssal_v3.1, whole genome shotgun sequence.
AAAAACACCTCTGGGAGTGTTTTctttatcattgtgtgtgtgtgtgtgtgtgtgtgtgtgtgtgtgtgtgtgtgtgtgtgtgtgtgtgtgtgtgtgtgtgtgtgcgtgcgtgcgtgcgtgcgtgcgtgcgtgtgcgtgtgcgtgcgtgcgtgcgtgcgtgcgtttggttttactatccttgtggggacgaGAAGGAAAATttggacaagtggggacatttcgccAGTCCCCGCAAGAAAATTGGTTATTTTAGacataggggttaggtttaggggttagggttacaattagggttaggagtcaggtttaagtttagggtttggtgttagggaaaataggaatcAGTTGTTTGGTtcccgtgtctgtgtgtgtaataaagGGAAACAGGATAAAAGGCAATGCTGTAATGTGTGTAACTAATGCTGACTGAACAACAAACATTGTAAAGCTCAACATCAGACACAGCGGAATGTGTGTAaactgtgtgtatacagtatgtgagtgTTACAGAGAGGATGGGGAAAGCAAGATGCTTTTTATCtctcagaatcacctttattcgcCAAGTACATTTACACATACTCCGAATTTTACTTGATGATATGGTGCTGcagctgctagtgatagacaacatttagagacagaatacagacagtGGAGTTTCAacaaagtttacatacagtacatttggaaagttttcagacccctggactttttccacattttgttacgttacagccttattcaaaaatgtattaaataaaaaatgttactcatcaatctacacgcaataccccataacgacaaagcaaaaacaaatgtTTGTAGTGtcaaagcttgtagtgtcatacccaagaagactcgaggctctaatcactgccaaaggtgcttcaacaaagtacagagtaaagggtctgaatagttatgcaaATTAATTTTTttcgtttttatttatttttgctaaaatttctaacaaaaactgtttttgctttgtcattatagggtattgtgtgttgattgatgagggggaaaatctatgtaatcaattttagaataaggcctaacaaaatgtggaaaaagtcaagggatctgaattcttctgaatgtactgtacattATATATAACTAGCTTCTAAACTGGATTGAAAGGAAAATAAAGCAACTCATAGAGCAGTGTTGGGATGTTTTTAAGCTATGTTATTCACCCTGACTGAACCGATATTAGGCTACACAATTATGCTAATAATGACATTTAGGCCTACAATCCTCACTATTATCATTATTAAGGACTTATCTAGTGTGCTATAACGCACATTGACCCAAGCCTGTTTCCAAAAACGTTAAAAGGACAATTGTGACTGGGATGTTTGCATACTCTTAACCATTAACAAATGCTGATGTTCCTCCCAACGAGATATGTAAGTTGCAACAGCAAACAGAGCAGCCCTAGTCATATGAATAACCTCGTGAGTTTGGAACTTGTGCTTAAAATCTGTTACAGTTAATTCACCGTAAATGCCATACTTTTCACTAGAGGGGGAAACTGGTTCGGGACGACTTTGAAATCAGCGCGCATGAGTACCAGCAGATTACAGCACATAAAGGATCATCTTTTGGGTGAATACACGGTAGGCTAATATATTGCTTTTGATTTTCAGAAATAGTGTTTTTTGTATTACAATATTATAAACCGAAATTATTGACGTGTGACTTCGTTTGTCTGCAGGATTGTTATGAAATTCAATAAAGTAATAAAGCGAAAGTAAAAGATGGGAAAATATAACAAATGTTGGGTTAGTTCAGCTCATAGATATTAAGGGTTCAGCTAGGCCTACCTTCTATTTTAACCCAAATAATAAATCATTTATAGGCTACAGTTAACCTACAGCTTTCTGTATATAGTGTGCAAAATTACAGTAGCCATATGTCCATAATGTTTACTCACTATGCTCTCGGTGTATGCGCTGTAGTGTGCAGAGATGGCAGCTCCATACAGCCCACTGACCACTCACGTCCTGAACACCGGGATGGGCGTCCCTGGAGCCCGCATGGCCCTCAGCCTGCATCGCATGGATCCCTCCACTTCACTCTGGAACCTTCTCACCACAGGGTAACCTCATCACAGAGAGTGCTGCAGCACCAGTTAACAGACATAGAAAGGAAATTAACACAATAATTTCTTAGCAGCTCCATAATAATCAATATAGTAGACAAATACACATTTAGTATTTATTTTATCAATTTCAGATTCACCTCTACAGCCTCTTTCAGTAGGGCTGCATAATATGATCAAATATGAATATATACCGGTAGTAATGTTAATTAGCCAAGGCTTATTTCAGGATCACATCAAACCAATGTCCAATGTAATCAGTATTTTATATAATTTTAAATAATTTCTTCTCAGGACTACTAATGATGATGGGCGCTGCCCAGGACTCATCACCAGCGAAACTTTCACTCCAGCGGTGTACAAGATGCGCTTTGAGACGGGCCAATACTGGGAGAGTCTGGGAGAGACCTCTTTCTACCCATACGTCGAGGTTAGTTGAAGACAGTCTTCAATGCTTTTATCATAAATAGTGGGTGCATTTAAATGTATGACTGTTGGACATATGAAGTTAGTCATAAATGTTTCTTTATATCTACAGAATCAGCTTCTGTTTATTTCCTTGTCAACTATGCGATCTCTAACTGAACGCTAAATGTTTCGGTAGCTTCTATTGGTTGGCTGAGTGGTTACTAACACATTGGTGGTCTGTGTTTATCTGCAGATAGTCTTCACCATAACGGACCACAGTCAGAAGTTCCATATTCCTCTGCTCTGCAGCCGCTTCTCCTACACTACCTACCGGGGGAGCTAGAGAGTCTGTCACTCACCCCCACTCACCATCTCTCACCTGGGCCACATTCAGTTGTCAAACGTTGTCtaatctcggttaacccagaactaacgTCTTGCTTAATTGTCAGATGCTTGATTAAGTTCCGGGTCCATATGTATTAAGGGAAGAGATCGCAACTGGAACGAAGAGCTCCACCCTTCTCTCTTTGCAAGTTACGGGCAAGTCTATGGTTcaaatgtctcctccccttccaaAATTtgaaagatgctaacacctgtgAAATCGTGATTAGTCCAAAGCACCGGAACTAATGCTGCTCATTATCTCACTCATCCCGTTTATCATGCCAGATCTACGGGACCATTTATGTTTACgtagtctgtccacgagagattaaaCATTGttgaacgttgcagatagaaatgccatgaCCAGAGTCTACATGATTCCTTGTTCTACATGTCAGATAGAAGAAATATGTTATGATGAATAAACATCTGAACGTTCCAAAGCGTTGTGTCCTGCTGAACGCGCCCCTGGCTGACTGTGACCCGCACCTGTCACCTGGGCCTATTCAGGTGGTTGAAAGTCATCCATCAGTTATTGTAGGTAGAAATGTACCGAAGAAAGCACTCTTCTGTAATACTAGTTATACTATTATAGTTATTGAGTACAGAACACAAGAACAGTATCATTTATGTGGTACATTTCTACCAGTAACAGTTGTTATGTGCTCCTGTCATCCAAGGCTCTCTGAGAGATCCCAGTCATTTGTTTCACTTGCCTTTTTGGACCAATCGATGACAGCAAACACTTTTTTTATGTTTGATCTGATGTTAACAACATTTCTAAGCTTTATTAGACAGTGGGGTTGTGATGTGTGCCATTTCCTTCAGAATATTGATTACCTATTTTTGTGTCCTGAAATTCATTTTGAAAAATCTAGATAGCAAAATAAACAATTACAATCTTATGTTTATGTATGACTAATTTaattatattttatgttgtaagTGTGACTGGTTGATGGGCAGGCCTAGTTTCCAGCCACTCATCATTTCTACGAGATCATCCTTTTGTGGCTCGATTGCTTTATTCTGGATGCATATTGGATTATTCTGAGATCGATTACATTATACTGAAGCAGGGCCCGGCCCCTAACGAAACAGTTCCACAAGACTCGTGAAGTGACAGATTTTCTTATTTTACCACTGATAAGGCCTATTTTCTATACATTCGAAAACAATGGCAGACGACGAATTGGAGGCTATCAGGCAGCAACGCATGGCTGAACTGCAGTCAAAACATGGGGTAAGGCGAGAACCAGAGGGGACCAAAAATGCATAGTTCCGACCATATATGGAGATCCACTGTTCATTCtgtcgctagctagctagtgttagccTTATAG
It encodes:
- the LOC106562276 gene encoding 5-hydroxyisourate hydrolase isoform X1 is translated as MSTSRLQHIKDHLLGEYTCAEMAAPYSPLTTHVLNTGMGVPGARMALSLHRMDPSTSLWNLLTTGTTNDDGRCPGLITSETFTPAVYKMRFETGQYWESLGETSFYPYVEIVFTITDHSQKFHIPLLCSRFSYTTYRGS
- the LOC106562276 gene encoding 5-hydroxyisourate hydrolase isoform X2, with the translated sequence MAAPYSPLTTHVLNTGMGVPGARMALSLHRMDPSTSLWNLLTTGTTNDDGRCPGLITSETFTPAVYKMRFETGQYWESLGETSFYPYVEIVFTITDHSQKFHIPLLCSRFSYTTYRGS